A DNA window from Ipomoea triloba cultivar NCNSP0323 chromosome 10, ASM357664v1 contains the following coding sequences:
- the LOC116031350 gene encoding external alternative NAD(P)H-ubiquinone oxidoreductase B2, mitochondrial-like isoform X2, with protein MQRATLIQRFSNTFRGNSKLSKLLIVVTVSGGSLVAYSEATKPYQGADIGDLGDANSKRKKVVVLGTGWAATSFLKNLKDPSYDVQVISPRNYFAFTPLLPSVTSGTVEGRSIVEPIRNIIRGKNVHMHYSEAECVKIDAKNKKVYCRTNLSNEEKEEFAVDYDYLVVGVGARVNTFNIPGVVENTYFLKEVEDAQRIRRAVIDCFEKASLPNLSDEEKQRMLHFVIVGGGPTGVEFAAQLHDFVSDEVVRLYPKAKDFVKITLVEATDHVLNMFDKRITAFAEEKFKRDGIDVKTGSMVVKVSDSEISTKDAKRGEVTSTPYGMVVWSTGIGIRPVIMDFMREIGQGNRRVLATDEWLRVEGCDNVYAIGDTATINRRKVMEDIAAIFRKADKDSSGTLTVKECQEVLADVCERYPQMELYLKSKQMRSLVDLVKEGKGGDVKEPVEVDIEEFKSALSKVDTQMKNLPATAQVASQQGVYLANCFNRMEECVKNPEGPIRFRGEGRHRFHPFRYKHFGQFAPLGGEQTAAQLPGDWVSIGYGTQWLWYSVYASKQVSWRTRALVVSDWMRRFIFGRDSSQL; from the exons ATGCAGAGAGCAACACTGATTCAGAGGTTTTCTAACACCTTCCGCGGCAATTCTAAGCTTTCTAAGCTGCTCATTGTTGTTACAGTCAG TGGTGGAAGTCTTGTGGCATACTCTGAAGCAACAAAGCCATATCAGGGTGCTGACATTGGTGATCTGGGTGATGCCAATAGCAAGAGAAAGAAAGTGGTGGTACTTGGAACTGGTTGGGCTGCAACTAGTTTCTTGAAAAATCTGAAGGATCCTTCATATGATGTCCAGGTGATATCACCCAGAAATTACTTTGCATTTACTCCTTTGCTGCCAAGTGTAACATCTGGCACAGTTGAAGGCCGCAGCATTGTTGAACCAATTCGAAACATTATCAGAGGG AAAAATGTGCATATGCATTACTCTGAAGCTGAATGTGTGAAGATTGatgcaaaaaacaaaaaagtttatTGTCGAACTAATCTGAGCAACGAAGAGAAGGAAGAATTTGCTGTTGATTATGATTACCTTGTGGTTGGTGTTGGAGCTCGTGTGAATACATTCAACATTCCCGGTGTAGTAGAGAATACCTATTTCTTGAAG GAAGTGGAAGATGCCCAGAGAATCCGAAGGGCTGTTATAGACTGTTTTGAGAAAGCCAGTCTGCCTAACCTCAGTGATGAAGAGAAGCAAAGAATGCTTCATTTTGTTATTGTTGGTGGCGGCCCAACTGGTGTTGAATTTGCAGCACAGCTCCATGATTTTGTGAGTGATGAAGTAGTTAGATTATACCCAAAGGCTAAGGATTTTGTGAAGATAACACTTGTTGAAGCAACAGATCACGTTTTGAATAT GTTTGACAAAAGAATCACAGCTTTTGCTGAAGAGAAGTTCAAGAGAGATGGAATTGATGTGAAGACAGGGTCAATGGTTGTGAAGGTATCAGATAGCGAAATTTCTACTAAAGATGCAAAACGCGGGGAGGTAACGTCTACACCTTATGGAATGGTTGTATGGTCTACTGGCATCGGGATTCGTCCTGTGATAATGGATTTTATGAGGGAGATTGGTCAG GGCAATAGGCGAGTACTTGCAACAGATGAATGGCTAAGGGTTGAAGGATGTGACAATGTATATGCAATAGGGGACACTGCCACTATCAATCGACGCAAAGTTATG GAGGATATTGCGGCTATATTTCGTAAGGCAGATAAGGACAGCTCTGGAACATTAACAGTTAAAGAATGTCAAGAAGTCCTTGCTGATGTGTGTGAAAGATACCCTCAAATGGAGCTCTACTTGAAGAGCAAACAGATGAGAAGTCTGGTTGATTTGGTGAAAGAAGGAAAAGGGGGTGATGTTAAAGAACCTGTTGAGGTTGATATTGAAGAGTTCAAATCAGCTCTCTCCAAAGTGGATACTCAGATGAAGAATCTCCCTGCCACGGCTCAG GTTGCATCTCAACAAGGCGTTTATCTTGCAAATTGCTTTAACCGTATGGAAGAGTGCGTAAAGAATCCAGAGGGTCCAATCCGGTTTAGGGGAGAAGGGCGCCATCGCTTCCATCCCTTCAG ATACAAACACTTTGGACAATTTGCACCTCTGGGAGGAGAGCAAACAGCAGCACAGCTTCCTGGAGACTGGGTTTCAATCGGCTATGGAACACAATGGCTTTGGTATTCTGTCTATGCCAG CAAGCAAGTTAGCTGGCGTACAAGAGCGTTGGTGGTGTCTGACTGGATGAGAAGATTCATTTTCGGGAGAGACTCCAGCCAACTCTGA
- the LOC116031350 gene encoding external alternative NAD(P)H-ubiquinone oxidoreductase B2, mitochondrial-like isoform X1 has protein sequence MQRATLIQRFSNTFRGNSKLSKLLIVVTVSGGSLVAYSEATKPYQGADIGDLGDANSKRKKVVVLGTGWAATSFLKNLKDPSYDVQVISPRNYFAFTPLLPSVTSGTVEGRSIVEPIRNIIRGKNVHMHYSEAECVKIDAKNKKVYCRTNLSNEEKEEFAVDYDYLVVGVGARVNTFNIPGVVENTYFLKEVEDAQRIRRAVIDCFEKASLPNLSDEEKQRMLHFVIVGGGPTGVEFAAQLHDFVSDEVVRLYPKAKDFVKITLVEATDHVLNMFDKRITAFAEEKFKRDGIDVKTGSMVVKVSDSEISTKDAKRGEVTSTPYGMVVWSTGIGIRPVIMDFMREIGQGNRRVLATDEWLRVEGCDNVYAIGDTATINRRKVMEDIAAIFRKADKDSSGTLTVKECQEVLADVCERYPQMELYLKSKQMRSLVDLVKEGKGGDVKEPVEVDIEEFKSALSKVDTQMKNLPATAQVASQQGVYLANCFNRMEECVKNPEGPIRFRGEGRHRFHPFRYMMVSMFPAQYWIPRIFTAETKHFSILGVEAKVSKVHDLISSLLKILLLCFRYKHFGQFAPLGGEQTAAQLPGDWVSIGYGTQWLWYSVYASKQVSWRTRALVVSDWMRRFIFGRDSSQL, from the exons ATGCAGAGAGCAACACTGATTCAGAGGTTTTCTAACACCTTCCGCGGCAATTCTAAGCTTTCTAAGCTGCTCATTGTTGTTACAGTCAG TGGTGGAAGTCTTGTGGCATACTCTGAAGCAACAAAGCCATATCAGGGTGCTGACATTGGTGATCTGGGTGATGCCAATAGCAAGAGAAAGAAAGTGGTGGTACTTGGAACTGGTTGGGCTGCAACTAGTTTCTTGAAAAATCTGAAGGATCCTTCATATGATGTCCAGGTGATATCACCCAGAAATTACTTTGCATTTACTCCTTTGCTGCCAAGTGTAACATCTGGCACAGTTGAAGGCCGCAGCATTGTTGAACCAATTCGAAACATTATCAGAGGG AAAAATGTGCATATGCATTACTCTGAAGCTGAATGTGTGAAGATTGatgcaaaaaacaaaaaagtttatTGTCGAACTAATCTGAGCAACGAAGAGAAGGAAGAATTTGCTGTTGATTATGATTACCTTGTGGTTGGTGTTGGAGCTCGTGTGAATACATTCAACATTCCCGGTGTAGTAGAGAATACCTATTTCTTGAAG GAAGTGGAAGATGCCCAGAGAATCCGAAGGGCTGTTATAGACTGTTTTGAGAAAGCCAGTCTGCCTAACCTCAGTGATGAAGAGAAGCAAAGAATGCTTCATTTTGTTATTGTTGGTGGCGGCCCAACTGGTGTTGAATTTGCAGCACAGCTCCATGATTTTGTGAGTGATGAAGTAGTTAGATTATACCCAAAGGCTAAGGATTTTGTGAAGATAACACTTGTTGAAGCAACAGATCACGTTTTGAATAT GTTTGACAAAAGAATCACAGCTTTTGCTGAAGAGAAGTTCAAGAGAGATGGAATTGATGTGAAGACAGGGTCAATGGTTGTGAAGGTATCAGATAGCGAAATTTCTACTAAAGATGCAAAACGCGGGGAGGTAACGTCTACACCTTATGGAATGGTTGTATGGTCTACTGGCATCGGGATTCGTCCTGTGATAATGGATTTTATGAGGGAGATTGGTCAG GGCAATAGGCGAGTACTTGCAACAGATGAATGGCTAAGGGTTGAAGGATGTGACAATGTATATGCAATAGGGGACACTGCCACTATCAATCGACGCAAAGTTATG GAGGATATTGCGGCTATATTTCGTAAGGCAGATAAGGACAGCTCTGGAACATTAACAGTTAAAGAATGTCAAGAAGTCCTTGCTGATGTGTGTGAAAGATACCCTCAAATGGAGCTCTACTTGAAGAGCAAACAGATGAGAAGTCTGGTTGATTTGGTGAAAGAAGGAAAAGGGGGTGATGTTAAAGAACCTGTTGAGGTTGATATTGAAGAGTTCAAATCAGCTCTCTCCAAAGTGGATACTCAGATGAAGAATCTCCCTGCCACGGCTCAG GTTGCATCTCAACAAGGCGTTTATCTTGCAAATTGCTTTAACCGTATGGAAGAGTGCGTAAAGAATCCAGAGGGTCCAATCCGGTTTAGGGGAGAAGGGCGCCATCGCTTCCATCCCTTCAGGTATATGATGGTTTCTATGTTCCCTGCACAATATTGGATTCCCAGAATCTTCACTGCTGAAACAAaacattttagtattttgggAGTTGAAGCAAAAGTGTCAAAAGTGCATGATTTGATATCTTCTTTACTGAAAATTTTGTTGCTTTGCTTTAGATACAAACACTTTGGACAATTTGCACCTCTGGGAGGAGAGCAAACAGCAGCACAGCTTCCTGGAGACTGGGTTTCAATCGGCTATGGAACACAATGGCTTTGGTATTCTGTCTATGCCAG CAAGCAAGTTAGCTGGCGTACAAGAGCGTTGGTGGTGTCTGACTGGATGAGAAGATTCATTTTCGGGAGAGACTCCAGCCAACTCTGA
- the LOC116033383 gene encoding heat stress transcription factor A-1d-like: MLVLGKDSGEKSGNGEDRSQPRAAVSPTPFVRKTYAMVENHQTDGIVSWNSTGNGFVIWDAHKFAAEILPCYFKHNTFSSFICQLNTYGFKKASWEKYEFRHEWFQKGRKRWLRKIRRSSRTDRPARRQDHQQHQQNGEEMSVLQMEKEIEEMQGVQRGILMEIKRLQEQQEILAKELLGMIKNAPSLGGKRRQLPKIMAESLLESICELDSSGVMQEKEINENIRNEIDDPNGKTPEEQDITRLETYDGLNMEKLVEERPDIVIGLDDLFEGPVDWRNYIKQLGEKGADNLRIMP, translated from the exons ATGTTGGTTCTTGGTAAGGATTCTGGTGAGAAGAGCGGCAATGGGGAGGATCGTTCACAGCCTAGGGCTGCTGTCTCGCCTACACCCTTTGTGAGAAAGACTTATGCCATGGTGGAGAATCACCAGACAGATGGTATTGTTTCTTGGAACAGTACTGGAAATGGTTTCGTTATTTGGGATGCTCATAAATTTGCTGCAGAAATTCTTCCTTGTTATTTCAAGCATAACACTTTTTCCAGCTTCATCTGTCAGCTAAACACATAT GGCTTCAAGAAAGCGAGCTGGGAGAAGTATGAGTTTCGCCACGAGTGGTTTCAGAAGGGGAGGAAGCGTTGGCTGAGGAAGATCAGGAGGAGCAGTCGAACTGATAGGCCAGCACGGAGGCAGGATCATCAGCAACATCAACAGAATGGAGAAGAAATGAGTGTTCTTCAAATGGAGAAGGAAATCGAGGAAATGCAAGGTGTGCAGAGGGGGATTCTGATGGAAATCAAACGGCTCCAAGAACAACAAGAAATTTTGGCAAAAGAGCTGCTCGGGATGATAAAGAATGCCCCGAGTCTTGGGGGTAAGAGGAGACAACTGCCAAAGATCATGGCAGAATCTCTTCTTGAGAGTATATGTGAGCTGGATAGCAGTGGAGTCATGCAAGAGAAAGAAATCAATGAGAATATCAGGAACGAGATCGATGATCCAAATGGCAAAACCCCAGAAGAACAAGACATCACAAGACTGGAAACATACGATGGTTTGAACATGGAGAAATTGGTTGAGGAACGGCCAGACATTGTGATTGGACTGGACGATCTATTCGAAGGACCAGTCGATTGGAGGAATTATATAAAACAGTTAGGGGAGAAAGGAGCAGACAATCTCAGAATCATGCCTTAA
- the LOC116032719 gene encoding vacuolar protein 8, which produces MYPEAQQAGEALAGKSRIRRALDLISTLISASHSIRTFAVKWQLIRNKLEELLSSLSAVENCDDYSGENSQLFAAVNAISGTLESCLGLASRCADLSYGGKLQTQSDLDIVSAKLDGHIKNLAEIYARGLLSQGYAIVVSKPGLSASRDDMKFYISDLLSRLKIGCKEMKKQALIAFNEVIQEDDRYVKVAIEIDNFVGVLVNFLDFHEDDIIQEEASKAVSVIAGFQAYRGVLIRIGIIGPLIRAVESGSDLSREYATRCLQKVTENSDNAWSVSAQGGVTVLLKMCSNSDCRGELVALACGVLRNLVGVEEIKRFMVEEGAIPRFIKLVRLKDEVTQICAIEFLQCVASGDESTRQMVIREGGVGALVNVLDPKSLFSSKTREVALRGIMNLCSSSASFVTVLLSYGFVDHVLYFLRYGEGSIQEVALKAAFWLCGTSEESKKAMGDAGVMPELVRFLDSESYEVREMAAETLSSLVVVPGNRKRFVQNDQNVVLLLQMLDPQEARFGNKKLLLSILLPLTSCNTARKKIVNSGYLNHIEKLAEADVSDAKKIVRKLSTSRFKNILSGIWHS; this is translated from the coding sequence ATGTACCCGGAAGCGCAGCAAGCCGGGGAGGCCCTCGCCGGAAAATCAAGAATCCGGCGAGCGCTTGACCTAATCTCTACGCTCATTTCCGCCTCCCATTCCATCAGAACCTTCGCGGTAAAATGGCAATTGATACGTAACAAGCTCGAGGAGCTCCTGTCCAGCCTCTCCGCCGTCGAGAACTGCGACGATTATTCCGGCGAAAATTCGCAGCTTTTCGCCGCCGTGAACGCCATTTCCGGCACCCTGGAGAGCTGCCTCGGCCTCGCTAGCCGCTGCGCGGATTTATCCTACGGCGGGAAGCTCCAAACGCAGAGTGATCTCGACATAGTATCCGCAAAACTGGACGGGCATATAAAGAATTTGGCGGAGATTTACGCCCGTGGATTGCTTTCTCAGGGCTACGCCATTGTGGTTTCAAAACCCGGCCTTTCAGCCTCTCGGGACGATATGAAATTCTACATAAGCGATTTGCTGTCGAGGCTGAAAATCGGGTGCAAGGAAATGAAAAAACAAGCCCTAATTGCCTTCAATGAAGTGATTCAAGAAGACGATAGGTATGTGAAAGTAGCTATCGAGATTGATAACTTTGTGGGTGTGTTAgtgaattttcttgattttcatgAAGATGATATAATCCAAGAAGAAGCTTCCAAGGCAGTGTCAGTAATTGCAGGCTTTCAAGCTTATAGGGGGGTGCTGATCAGAATTGGGATAATTGGGCCACTGATTAGAGCTGTGGAGAGTGGGAGTGATTTGAGTAGAGAGTATGCAACAAGGTGTTTGCAAAAGGTCACAGAGAATTCTGATAATGCCTGGTCTGTTTCAGCTCAAGGTGGAGTCACTGtcttgttgaaaatgtgttCAAATAGTGATTGTAGGGGTGAATTGGTTGCCTTGGCTTGTGGGGTGTTGAGAAATCTTGTTGGGGTTGAGGAGATCAAGAGGTTCATGGTTGAGGAAGGCGCGATCCCAAGGTTCATCAAGCTTGTGAGGTTGAAAGATGAGGTTACACAGATATGTGCCATTGAGTTTCTGCAATGTGTGGCTTCTGGGGATGAATCCACCAGGCAAATGGTCATTAGAGAAGGAGGGGTTGGGGCATTAGTGAATGTGTTGGACCCGAAATCGTTGTTTTCGTCTAAAACCCGAGAAGTAGCCTTGAGGGGGATCATGAACCTGTGCTCCTCTTCGGCTAGTTTTGTCACCGTTTTGTTGAGTTATGGGTTCGTGGATCACGTTCTGTACTTCCTCAGATACGGGGAAGGCTCGATTCAAGAGGTGGCGCTGAAGGCCGCGTTTTGGCTGTGTGGGACTTCGGAGGAGTCCAAGAAAGCAATGGGGGATGCAGGGGTCATGCCCGAGCTTGTGAGGTTTCTTGATTCGGAGTCTTATGAAGTTCGCGAAATGGCAGCCGAGACGTTGTCTAGTCTGGTGGTTGTGCCCGGGAACCGAAAGAGATTCGTGCAGAACGATCAAAACGTCGTGTTGCTTCTGCAGATGCTTGATCCTCAAGAGGCAAGGTTTGGGAACAAGAAGCTCTTGCTTTCCATTCTCTTGCCCTTAACCAGCTGCAACActgcaaggaaaaaaattgtaaattctgGCTACTTAAACCACATTGAGAAGCTTGCAGAGGCAGATGTTTCAGATGCCAAAAAGATTGTCAGGAAATTATCCACCAGCAGATTCAAAAACATCCTTAGTGGAATTTGGCATTCTTga
- the LOC116033384 gene encoding sugar carrier protein C-like, producing the protein MAGGEIAHASSKEYPGKLTGYVIVTCMVAAMGGLIFGYDIGISGGVTSMDSFLERFFPDVYRKQALDSSTNQYCKFNSETLTMFTSSLYLAALVSCMVASYVTRKLGRRISMLAGGVIFCAGAFLNGFAQALWMLIVGRVLLGFGIGFANQSVPLYLSEMAPSKYRGALNIGFQLFITVGILIANVANYFFAKIQWGWRLSLAGAVVPALIITIGSIFLPDTPNSMIERGNHGEAKSMLRRIRGVDNVDEEFNDLVAASEASNQVKHPWKNLVQRKYRPQLVMSILIPSFQQLTGINVIMFYAPVLFKTIGFGSNASLISSVITGLVNVLATLVSVAFVDRAGRRFFFLEGGIQMLICQIIVTVCIGVKFGTSGNPGNLPMWFALVVVIFICTYVAGFAWSWGPLGWLVPSEIFPLEIRSAAQSINVSFNMIFTFAVAQVFLNMLCHLKFGLFIFFACFVLVMTVFIYFFLPETKNIPIEDMTVVWEEHWFWKKFTSQVDYPIGEIVIV; encoded by the exons ATGGCTGGCGGTGAAATTGCTCATGCATCTAGTAAGGAATATCCGGGGAAACTTACTGGATATGTTATTGTTACCTGCATGGTGGCTGCCATGGGTGGTCTGATTTTTGGTTATGATATCGGGATTTCAG GGGGTGTGACTTCTATGGATAGCTTCTTGGAAAGGTTTTTTCCGGATGTTTATAGAAAGCAAGCCCTGGATTCGTCTACGAATCAATACTGTAAGTTTAACAGCGAAACTCTGACCATGTTTACGTCTTCGTTGTACTTGGCTGCCCTGGTTTCCTGCATGGTTGCCTCATATGTCACAAGAAAATTGGGGCGGAGGATTTCCATGTTAGCCGGAGGTGTAATCTTTTGCGCCGGAGCTTTCCTCAACGGCTTCGCTCAAGCTCTCTGGATGTTGATCGTGGGCCGGGTTTTGCTCGGTTTTGGAATCGGATTTGCCAATCAGTCTGTTCCACTTTATCTGTCAGAGATGGCGCCATCGAAGTACAGAGGAGCACTCAACATTGGTTTTCAGCTTTTCATCACAGTAGGGATCTTAATAGCCAATGTGGCCAACTATTTCTTCGCCAAGATCCAGTGGGGATGGCGATTGAGCTTGGCAGGGGCTGTGGTTCCTGCTTTGATCATCACCATCGGCTCCATCTTCCTCCCCGACACCCCAAACTCCATGATTGAGCGTGGGAACCACGGCGAAGCGAAATCCATGCTGAGGAGAATCAGGGGAGTAGACAACGTTGATGAAGAGTTCAATGACCTAGTGGCGGCTAGCGAGGCTTCGAATCAAGTTAAGCATCCATGGAAAAATCTTGTGCAAAGGAAGTACAGGCCCCAGCTGGTAATGTCGATCTTGATTCCTTCTTTCCAGCAACTCACCGGCATCAACGTCATCATGTTCTACGCGCCCGTCTTGTTCAAAACCATCGGCTTTGGAAGCAACGCTTCTCTTATATCTTCTGTCATTACCGGCCTGGTTAACGTTTTGGCCACTTTGGTTTCGGTTGCGTTTGTTGATAGAGCTGGGAGAAGGTTTTTCTTCCTTGAAGGCGGCATTCAAATGCTTATTTGCCAG ATTATTGTTACAGTCTGTATTGGGGTGAAATTCGGAACCAGTGGAAATCCTGGTAATTTGCCGATGTGGTTTGCCTTAGTGGTTGTGATTTTCATATGCACATATGTAGCCGGATTTGCTTGGTCGTGGGGGCCTTTGGGTTGGCTCGTGCCCAGTGAAATATTTCCATTGGAGATCCGATCAGCTGCTCAGAGCATTAATGTTTCCTTTAACATGATCTTCACCTTTGCCGTGGCTCAGGTCTTCCTCAACATGTTGTGTCACTTGAAGTTTggactcttcatcttctttgccTGTTTTGTACTTGTCATGACGGTGTTTATATACTTCTTCTTGCCGGAGACGAAGAACATTCCCATTGAAGACATGACCGTGGTTTGGGAAGAGCATTGGTTCTGGAAAAAATTTACTTCCCAGGTTGATTATCCAATTGGAGAAATTGTGATTGTTTAA
- the LOC116031499 gene encoding uncharacterized protein LOC116031499, translated as MDQEFNALLQNQTWCLVPPTASMNIIGCKWVFRTKRKADGSVERYKARLVAKGFNQVPGQDFFDTFSPADVSLFYYSRGSATVYLLVYVDDILVMSNEHGALEALLSKLSSTFKIRDLGEPGFFLGIETVKCADGVLLSQRRYMTDILKRAGMTDCKPVSTPTTTSKTISTCTDPYDDPTQYRSIAGALQYLTITRPDLSFAVNLLCQHMHAPTTAHWEQLKRVLRYVKGTMSLGLRLRKSSSGELHAFSDSDWAGCPTDRKSTSGHAVFLGTNLVSWVCKKQRTVARSSTEAEYKALADVCAEVLWILSLLREIGISPLPVPKLWCDNLGATYMCANPIFHARTKHVEIDYHFVRDRVAAGDIQVHFISTKDQLADIFTK; from the exons atggatcaggagttcaatgccttgttgcagaatcagacatggtgcttggttcctcccactgcgtctatgaatattattggctgcaagtgggtgtttcgcacgaaaaggaaggctgatggatctgttgagcgctacaaggccaggctcgtggctaaagggtttaatcaggtcccgggtcaagatttctttgacactttcagcccgg ctgatgtttcgttattttattattctcgtggatcggctactgtttacctgcttgtttatgtggatgatattcttgttatgagcaatgagcatggtgcattggaggctttgctctccaagctctctagtactttcaagattagagatcttggtgagcctgggtttttccttgggattgaaacagtcaagtgtgcagatggagtgttgctttctcagcgtaggtatatgactgacatacttaaacgagctggtatgacagactgcaaacctgtgtctacacctactacgacttcaaagacaatatctacctgtacagatccatatgatgatcccacgcaataccgaagcattgcaggtgcactacagtacctaactatcacgagaccagatttatcctttgcagttaatctgctttgtcagcacatgcatgctccaaccactgcacactgggaacaactgaaacgtgtgttaaggtatgttaaaggtactatgtctttgggtctgcgattgagaaagtcaagttcaggtgagcttcatgcattctcggattctgactgggctggttgtcctacggatagaaagtctactagtgggcatgctgtgtttcttggaaccaatctagtgtcctgggtatgcaagaaacaaaggactgttgctcgatcttctactgaagcagagtacaaggctcttgcagatgtatgtgctgaagttctgtggatcctctctttgctgcgagaaataggaatttcacctcttccagtgcccaaactttggtgtgacaatcttggagctacttatatgtgtgctaatcctatttttcatgctcgcacaaagcatgtcgaaattgattatcactttgtgagagacagagtggctgcaggagacattcaggtgcactttatttctactaaggatcagctagctgatattttcaccaag
- the LOC116032969 gene encoding sugar carrier protein C-like, which translates to MAGGGIAHASNKEYPGKLTGYVIVTCMVAAMGGLIFGYDIGISGGVTSMDSFLERFFPDVYRKQALDSSTNQYCKFNSETLTMFTSSLYLAALVSCMVASYVTRKLGRRISMMAGGFIFLVGALLNGFAQALWMLIVGRVLLGLGIGFANQSVPLYLSEMAPSKYRGALNIGFQLFITVGILIANVANYFFAKIEWGWRLSLGGAVIPALIITVGSFFLPDTPNSMIERGSHGEAKSMLRRIRGVDNVDEEFNDLVAASEASNQVKHPWKNLVQRKYRPQLVMSILIPSFQQLTGINVIMFYAPVLFKTIGFGSNASLISSVITGLVNVLATLVSVAFVDRAGRRFFFLEGGIQMLICQIIVTVCIGVKFGTSGNPGDLPMWFALVVVIFICTYVAGFAWSWGPLGWLVPSEIFPLEIRSAAQSINVSFNMIFTFVVAQVFLNMLCHLKFGLFIFFACFVLIMTVFIYFLLPETKNIPIEDMSVVWTKHWFWKKFTEADFPGNSMGDIEIV; encoded by the exons ATGGCAGGCGGTGGAATTGCTCATGCATCTAACAAGGAATATCCGGGGAAACTTACCGGATATGTTATTGTTACCTGCATGGTTGCTGCTATGGGTGGATTGATTTTTGGCTATGATATCGGGATTTcag GGGGTGTGACTTCTATGGACAGTTTCTTGGAAAGGTTTTTTCCAGATGTTTATAGAAAGCAGGCCCTGGATTCGTCTACGAATCAGTACTGTAAGTTTAACAGCGAAACTCTGACCATGTTTACGTCTTCGTTATACTTGGCCGCCCTGGTTTCCTGCATGGTTGCCTCCTATGTCACCAGAAAATTGGGGCGGAGGATTTCTATGATGGCCGGAGGTTTCATCTTCTTAGTTGGAGCTCTCCTCAACGGCTTCGCTCAAGCTCTCTGGATGTTGATCGTCGGCCGTGTTTTGCTCGGTTTAGGCATCGGATTTGCCAATCAG TCTGTTCCACTTTATTTGTCAGAGATGGCGCCATCAAAGTACAGAGGAGCACTCAACATTGGTTTCCAGCTTTTCATCACAGTGGGGATCTTAATAGCCAATGTGGCCAACTATTTCTTCGCCAAGATCGAGTGGGGGTGGCGATTGAGCTTGGGAGGGGCTGTGATTCCTGCTTTGATCATCACAGTCGGCTCCTTCTTCCTCCCCGACACCCCAAACTCCATGATTGAGCGTGGGAGCCACGGCGAAGCGAAATCCATGCTGAGAAGAATCAGGGGAGTAGACAACGTTGATGAAGAGTTCAACGACCTAGTGGCGGCTAGCGAGGCTTCTAATCAAGTTAAGCATCCATGGAAAAATCTTGTGCAAAGGAAGTACAGGCCCCAGCTGGTAATGTCGATCTTGATTCCATCTTTCCAGCAACTCACCGGCATCAACGTCATCATGTTCTACGCGCCCGTCTTGTTCAAAACCATCGGCTTTGGAAGCAACGCTTCTCTTATATCTTCTGTCATTACCGGCCTTGTTAACGTTTTGGCTACTTTGGTTTCGGTTGCGTTTGTTGATAGAGCTGGGAGAAGGTTCTTCTTCCTTGAAGGTGGCATTCAAATGCTTATTTGCCAG ATTATTGTTACAGTCTGCATTGGAGTGAAATTTGGAACCAGCGGAAATCCTGGAGATTTGCCGATGTGGTTTGCTTTAGTGGTAGTGATTTTCATTTGCACATACGTTGCTGGATTTGCATGGTCGTGGGGGCCTCTAGGTTGGCTCGTACCCAGTGAAATATTCCCATTAGAAATCCGATCGGCCGCTCAGAGCATCAACGTCTCCTTCAACATGATCTTCACCTTTGTTGTGGCTCAAGTCTTCCTCAACATGCTGTGTCACTTAAAGTTTGGACTTTTCATCTTCTTTGCCTGTTTTGTACTTATCATGACGGTGTTTATATACTTCCTCTTGCCGGAGACAAAGAACATTCCCATTGAAGACATGAGCGTGGTTTGGACAAAACATTGGTTCTGGAAAAAGTTCACAGAGGCTGATTTTCCAGGAAATTCAATGGGAGATATTGAGATTGTTTAG